A DNA window from Heliomicrobium undosum contains the following coding sequences:
- a CDS encoding phospholipase D-like domain-containing protein: MLRLTWLSTVLALAFLIISCAAPIEKEVENRGRTKADEGVQRSAPAMVGSQTVANGRAADGSGAGGVQTASPPAPSLSQNPVPPVVDWAFTRARQHPEMLLQNLIGSAKSTIEAPVSRINKPEIVKTLTEAKKRGAVVRVLCDRQEIRSKAEAEALKTLKRAGIPVKQNRHKGSMNLKTVIVDGSAVATGLDFSERAVAVDDDVLLVVRDPIMAQAWKRQFDEMWEDRDNYEDVK, from the coding sequence ATGCTTCGGCTTACCTGGTTATCGACTGTGCTGGCGCTGGCTTTTCTGATCATTTCCTGCGCGGCGCCGATTGAAAAAGAGGTGGAGAACCGGGGAAGGACAAAGGCCGATGAAGGGGTTCAGCGGAGCGCGCCAGCTATGGTCGGTTCGCAAACCGTCGCGAATGGAAGGGCGGCAGACGGCAGTGGCGCCGGAGGCGTTCAAACCGCATCCCCCCCGGCGCCATCGCTGTCGCAAAACCCGGTCCCGCCGGTTGTTGATTGGGCCTTCACCCGCGCCAGGCAGCACCCGGAGATGTTGTTGCAGAACCTGATCGGATCGGCAAAATCGACCATCGAGGCGCCTGTCTCCCGCATCAACAAGCCGGAAATCGTCAAAACCTTGACAGAGGCAAAAAAACGGGGCGCTGTCGTGAGAGTCCTATGCGACCGCCAGGAGATCCGGAGCAAAGCGGAGGCAGAGGCGCTCAAGACCTTGAAGCGCGCCGGCATTCCCGTCAAACAGAACCGGCACAAGGGGAGCATGAACCTAAAAACGGTCATTGTCGACGGATCCGCCGTCGCGACAGGGCTGGACTTCAGCGAGAGAGCCGTTGCCGTCGATGACGATGTGCTCCTGGTCGTGCGCGATCCGATCATGGCCCAGGCTTGGAAACGGCAATTTGATGAGATGTGGGAGGACAGGGACAACTATGAGGATGTGAAATGA
- a CDS encoding tyrosine-type recombinase/integrase, whose translation MISQRNLSTVFHRLLDKARVPKTNLHSLRHTYATRLLELGVHPKTVQELLGHGSIRITLYL comes from the coding sequence ATGATTAGCCAGAGGAATTTGTCCACCGTGTTTCATCGACTGTTGGACAAGGCGAGAGTGCCGAAGACCAACCTGCATTCTCTACGCCATACCTACGCTACCCGGCTATTGGAGTTAGGCGTACATCCAAAGACGGTGCAGGAACTGCTAGGACACGGAAGCATCAGAATTACGCTATACTTATAG
- a CDS encoding zinc-ribbon domain containing protein, translated as MYQDKVLTCKECGVEFIFSASEQAFFAEKGFTNQPGRCHACRAARKATSGGYQGSSHHSDREMYPVVCSSCGKETTVPFKPRLDKPVYCRDCFQPRPRW; from the coding sequence ATGTATCAAGACAAGGTCTTGACCTGCAAGGAGTGCGGCGTCGAGTTTATCTTCTCCGCCTCCGAACAAGCCTTCTTTGCCGAGAAAGGCTTCACGAACCAACCCGGGCGTTGCCACGCCTGCCGCGCCGCTCGCAAGGCAACCAGTGGCGGCTATCAGGGGAGCAGCCATCACTCTGATCGGGAGATGTATCCCGTCGTCTGCTCCAGTTGCGGCAAGGAGACGACAGTCCCCTTTAAGCCCCGGCTCGATAAGCCTGTCTATTGCCGCGACTGTTTCCAACCGCGCCCGCGCTGGTAG
- a CDS encoding MBL fold metallo-hydrolase, with translation MQVSKHVHALKIPFNITIDSGKKLERFVYCFIIFGSKIHLVDSGVSSSEKLIFDYIRQKGRNPEDIASLTLTHSHPDHIGAAKSIRDFSGCTIIAHENEKDWIENTEKQFADRPVPGFSSLVGGSVPVDKTVEHGEEINLEEGLRLHVIHTPGHSRGSISMSLDYEDILFSGDVIPLPGDMPIYDDPLVLIESIEKLQRLKNRSILLSSWDEPRVGNLVDTIISDGIKHLRQLHNSVMEVATNQKTVDSLEMSKIVLHRVGLPTAMASIPLVVRSLSSSIKYI, from the coding sequence ATGCAAGTTTCAAAACATGTTCACGCATTAAAAATTCCATTTAACATTACAATTGATTCGGGTAAAAAACTTGAACGCTTTGTTTATTGTTTTATTATTTTTGGGTCGAAAATTCACTTAGTAGACTCAGGTGTATCTTCTTCTGAAAAGTTAATTTTTGATTATATTCGTCAAAAGGGAAGAAACCCGGAAGACATAGCATCTTTAACCTTAACACATTCCCACCCAGATCACATTGGTGCAGCTAAATCTATAAGGGACTTTTCAGGATGTACAATCATTGCTCACGAGAATGAAAAGGACTGGATAGAGAACACCGAAAAACAATTTGCGGATCGTCCAGTACCCGGCTTTTCTTCCTTAGTGGGCGGTTCGGTACCCGTTGATAAAACCGTTGAACACGGCGAAGAAATAAATTTAGAAGAAGGGCTAAGATTACATGTTATTCATACACCTGGGCACTCAAGAGGATCAATCTCCATGTCGTTAGACTACGAAGATATCTTATTTTCTGGTGATGTTATACCGTTACCTGGGGATATGCCTATTTATGATGATCCGTTGGTTTTAATCGAATCTATTGAGAAATTACAGCGATTAAAAAATAGAAGTATTTTACTTTCGTCCTGGGATGAACCACGGGTAGGTAATTTAGTTGATACTATAATTTCAGATGGAATCAAGCACCTTCGACAATTACATAATTCAGTTATGGAAGTAGCAACTAATCAAAAGACTGTTGACTCACTTGAAATGTCTAAAATAGTCTTACACAGAGTTGGATTACCCACGGCAATGGCGAGCATTCCTCTTGTGGTTAGATCTTTAAGTTCCAGTATTAAGTATATATAG
- a CDS encoding branched-chain amino acid aminotransferase — MELQINLAPARKEKPAADKLGFGTIFTDHMFVMDYSVEQGWHNAQIMPYGPLLFDPSVMVFHYGQAVFEGMKAFRTKDDRVVLFRPERYIRRMSYSIQKLCIPAFDEAFVVNAIKTLVDIERDWVYGAEGTALYIRPFIIATDPYLGVRPSNTYKFMVILSPVGAYYKEGFNPVKIYITDEFTRAAKQGLGDVKTPANYAASLYAGEQAKKMGFTQVLWLDPIEKKYIEEVGTMNVFFKIGGKVVTPALSGSILSGVTRDSVLQVLNSWGIAVSERAISVDEIFAAYDEGRLEEVFGTGTAAVISPVGLLRHGEREVTINGGVTGELSARLFDAITGMQYGKCSDDFGWIAEV; from the coding sequence ATGGAACTTCAAATCAACCTTGCGCCGGCCAGAAAAGAAAAACCGGCAGCCGATAAGCTCGGTTTTGGAACGATTTTTACGGACCACATGTTTGTCATGGACTATTCGGTCGAACAGGGATGGCACAACGCCCAGATCATGCCTTATGGTCCGCTGCTCTTTGATCCCTCGGTCATGGTCTTTCACTACGGGCAGGCCGTCTTTGAAGGCATGAAGGCCTTCCGGACCAAAGACGACCGTGTGGTCCTCTTCCGCCCGGAACGATACATCCGCCGCATGTCCTACTCGATCCAGAAGCTCTGCATCCCTGCCTTCGACGAGGCCTTCGTCGTCAACGCCATCAAGACCCTCGTCGATATCGAACGGGACTGGGTCTACGGCGCCGAAGGGACGGCGCTATACATCCGGCCTTTCATCATCGCCACCGACCCCTACCTGGGTGTGCGCCCGTCGAATACGTACAAGTTCATGGTCATCCTCTCTCCGGTGGGCGCCTACTACAAGGAAGGCTTCAACCCTGTCAAGATTTACATCACCGATGAGTTTACCCGGGCGGCCAAACAAGGGCTTGGCGACGTGAAGACCCCAGCCAATTACGCAGCCAGTCTGTACGCCGGCGAACAGGCGAAAAAGATGGGCTTCACCCAGGTGCTCTGGCTGGATCCGATTGAGAAAAAATACATCGAAGAAGTGGGCACCATGAACGTCTTCTTCAAGATCGGCGGGAAAGTGGTGACCCCGGCGCTGTCCGGCAGCATCCTCTCCGGCGTCACCCGCGATTCGGTGCTGCAGGTCCTCAATTCCTGGGGGATCGCCGTGTCCGAACGCGCTATCTCCGTCGATGAGATCTTTGCGGCCTATGACGAGGGACGACTGGAAGAGGTATTCGGCACCGGCACGGCTGCCGTCATCTCGCCTGTCGGTCTGCTTCGCCACGGCGAAAGGGAAGTCACCATCAACGGCGGCGTGACCGGCGAACTGTCGGCGCGGCTCTTTGACGCCATCACCGGCATGCAGTACGGGAAATGCAGCGACGATTTCGGCTGGATTGCCGAGGTCTAA
- a CDS encoding serine hydrolase translates to MAARMVASNVKRQALWVAGLLLLLASLAWGWLYWQQRQIAQLQFVLQLEETQKTTVATGPEYDKLRQRIRKDMAESGVDYALFLEDLKSGRQFTIEPDKNFQAASAIKVPLVLFLYALALDKRIDLDETMTLTSGDLAPSSGGLWSYRPGRQYTLRQLAKHVIEDSDNTATNMLMRRVGRSNFYLFLRLAGAHTVPAGPGKGNVTCARDMALYLKGIWIFRQLNPDYGEEMFQYLLHSKIDDRIPAGVPDHIKVANKIGSQIGFFHDAAIVMLPNRPYVLAILCHHPSETEANAAIARISRIIYEFQQSQPKAVQAISPYVP, encoded by the coding sequence TTGGCCGCGCGGATGGTGGCGTCCAATGTGAAAAGACAGGCCCTATGGGTTGCCGGCTTGTTGCTCCTGCTCGCCTCCCTCGCCTGGGGGTGGCTTTATTGGCAGCAGCGGCAGATCGCCCAACTGCAATTCGTCTTGCAACTCGAAGAGACGCAGAAAACGACCGTCGCCACCGGACCGGAGTATGACAAATTGCGCCAGCGAATCCGCAAGGATATGGCCGAATCAGGCGTCGACTATGCTCTGTTTTTGGAGGACCTGAAGAGCGGCAGACAGTTCACTATCGAACCGGACAAAAACTTCCAGGCTGCCAGCGCCATCAAGGTGCCGCTGGTCCTCTTCCTCTATGCCTTAGCCCTTGACAAACGGATCGACCTGGATGAAACGATGACCCTCACCTCGGGCGACCTGGCGCCCAGTTCGGGTGGGCTCTGGAGCTACCGCCCCGGCCGGCAGTACACCCTTCGGCAACTGGCAAAGCACGTCATCGAGGACAGTGACAACACAGCCACCAACATGCTCATGCGCCGGGTCGGGCGGTCCAACTTCTACCTCTTCCTGCGACTTGCCGGCGCCCACACAGTGCCGGCTGGACCTGGAAAGGGCAATGTCACCTGCGCCCGTGACATGGCCCTCTACCTCAAAGGGATCTGGATTTTCCGGCAACTCAACCCTGACTACGGGGAGGAGATGTTCCAGTACCTGCTCCACAGCAAGATCGATGACCGTATCCCCGCTGGTGTTCCCGATCACATCAAGGTGGCCAACAAGATCGGATCGCAGATCGGCTTTTTCCATGACGCCGCCATCGTGATGCTCCCCAACCGCCCCTATGTGTTGGCCATCCTCTGCCATCATCCCAGCGAGACCGAGGCGAATGCGGCCATTGCCCGGATCTCCCGGATCATTTATGAGTTCCAGCAGTCCCAGCCAAAGGCTGTGCAAGCCATTTCTCCTTATGTTCCTTAG
- a CDS encoding 4Fe-4S dicluster domain-containing protein, whose translation MFPIGHLGMKKEEVLRALASRLDKNPIGAPMNETLMEILHTMYTHKEAEIASQFPQGFTTAERLAELTGIAQPELVAHLNNMADKGLVMDFPRKGRSMYVLSPLVIGFFEYTFMRVTDKLPQKDLAELFERYFHDRRVAGEFFGADTKLFHTWAYESVMPDEVETEVLDYEKASAMIRDSGGGLSMCYCRHEADHLGKACDAPIDDVCTSLGAAAEWLIRRGFARPASTDELLRVLDHTESLGLVHLADNVQKNPAYICHCCGCCCGVLRTINEHNIASVHPSNFIPAIDEHRCTGCGACLKRCHVRALSLIDRSTAGDGRSCRTAGFDDAGALLSTNTGGGRTGAAMTGAAKVGGAKIAFVLTDRCIGCGACVKGCRPRAISLVRRGELHIPPKDKKEQMLRIAQEKGKV comes from the coding sequence GTGTTTCCCATCGGTCACCTAGGGATGAAAAAGGAAGAGGTTCTCCGTGCGCTCGCCAGCCGGTTGGACAAAAACCCCATTGGGGCACCCATGAACGAAACGCTGATGGAGATCCTACACACGATGTACACCCACAAGGAGGCGGAGATCGCCAGCCAGTTTCCGCAAGGCTTTACGACGGCGGAACGACTGGCGGAGCTGACGGGAATTGCACAGCCAGAACTGGTCGCCCATTTGAACAACATGGCCGACAAGGGTCTGGTCATGGACTTCCCCCGCAAAGGCCGGAGCATGTACGTCCTCTCCCCGCTCGTCATCGGATTCTTCGAGTACACCTTCATGCGGGTCACCGACAAACTGCCCCAGAAGGACCTGGCGGAACTCTTCGAACGTTACTTCCACGACAGGCGCGTCGCCGGCGAGTTCTTTGGCGCCGATACGAAGCTTTTTCACACCTGGGCTTATGAGAGTGTCATGCCTGACGAGGTGGAAACAGAGGTCCTCGACTATGAAAAAGCGTCGGCCATGATCCGTGATTCCGGCGGCGGCCTGTCCATGTGCTACTGCCGTCACGAAGCCGATCACCTGGGCAAGGCCTGCGACGCCCCCATCGATGATGTCTGCACGTCCCTGGGCGCTGCGGCCGAGTGGCTGATCCGGCGCGGCTTCGCCCGCCCGGCCAGCACAGACGAACTGCTGCGCGTCCTCGACCATACGGAGTCTCTGGGCCTCGTCCACCTGGCTGACAACGTGCAAAAAAACCCGGCCTACATCTGCCACTGCTGTGGCTGCTGCTGCGGCGTGTTGCGGACGATCAACGAACATAACATCGCCTCGGTCCATCCGAGCAATTTCATCCCCGCCATCGATGAACACCGCTGCACCGGTTGCGGCGCCTGCCTGAAGCGTTGCCATGTGCGGGCACTCTCCCTGATCGATCGTTCCACGGCCGGCGACGGCCGCTCTTGTCGGACCGCTGGTTTCGACGACGCAGGTGCTCTCCTATCGACAAACACAGGCGGTGGAAGGACCGGCGCCGCGATGACCGGAGCAGCCAAGGTTGGAGGCGCGAAGATTGCTTTCGTCTTGACGGACCGTTGCATCGGCTGCGGCGCCTGTGTCAAGGGCTGCCGGCCCCGCGCCATCTCCCTCGTCCGCCGCGGCGAACTGCATATCCCGCCGAAAGACAAAAAAGAGCAGATGCTGCGCATCGCTCAGGAAAAGGGGAAGGTTTAA
- a CDS encoding flavodoxin family protein, with protein sequence MKVIGINGSPRRNGNTAILIQTIFDELNQQGIETELIQLADHPIKGCTACGGCMIQKNKRCVMDDDFFNDCLEKMVTADGIILGSPVYSAGVTSQIKALIDRASIVLASNRGLLKYKVGAGVTAVRRGGAISAVDTLHHFLHSKEMFLVGSTYWNMVYGRDIGDVEQDQEGMSNMKNLGRNMAWLLKKIHG encoded by the coding sequence GTGAAAGTAATAGGTATTAACGGAAGTCCCCGGAGAAACGGGAATACGGCCATCTTAATTCAAACAATATTTGACGAACTAAATCAGCAAGGAATCGAAACCGAGCTAATCCAATTAGCCGATCATCCGATAAAAGGCTGTACTGCTTGCGGTGGTTGCATGATTCAAAAAAATAAAAGATGTGTCATGGACGACGACTTCTTCAACGATTGCCTAGAAAAAATGGTTACCGCAGATGGAATTATTCTTGGTTCCCCTGTTTATTCCGCCGGGGTTACGTCTCAAATAAAAGCTTTAATTGACAGAGCCAGCATCGTTTTGGCGAGCAACAGAGGTCTATTGAAATATAAGGTTGGTGCAGGTGTGACCGCTGTCCGACGCGGCGGAGCGATCAGTGCCGTTGATACGCTACATCATTTTCTACACAGCAAAGAGATGTTCCTCGTCGGTTCAACTTACTGGAACATGGTTTATGGGAGAGATATTGGTGACGTCGAGCAAGACCAAGAAGGTATGTCCAATATGAAGAATCTTGGTCGAAACATGGCGTGGCTTTTGAAAAAGATTCATGGCTAG